ctgaaaatagcactttacacgctcagattgcaccagattgcacaattttgcttcctttttaaaaaaaaattccgggggggcatgcctccggacccccctagcatgctcggcgcttcgcgccatcggttcggcgcttcgcgccttcgctgataagatacaaaaacaaaaaacaaaagaactttgcacccccccctttcaaaacccagatccgcccctgtgcACAAGTAATTAAGGCAGAGGGGATTTAAGTGACACAAAGTGGGCGCATTCACTGTAGGCGTTTTTCTTGTATAAAGGGAATGAACAATCTCCCGCCAAGCTGTATACAGGTAACATGCACCTAATTTGGTCGACATACACCTCTGTGTAATTAAGAAGTTTCCCCTCCTAAGACCAAAAATAAGAACTGAaatgaacaaataaaacaaaaattacacCACAGATTACAGTTACATACCATCAGTTATTACTTTACCgcagtacatgtagtatgtaggctGATCACTACTGATCTATAAAACATCTTGACATGCAAACGTGTTGgaacacaacaataacaaagcaCAGGCAGTCCATCCCTGAACAATAATGTCATTAccaaaataaacttttttgtcTTCCGCAGTGTTTAGTGTTACCTTCGTTATCCCAGGGATTATGTTGATCCAAAGAATCTTCTGCGAGTTCCTCTATGTGAGGTACCACACCGGATTCTCCACCACCTGTGTTGTGAACAatgaacaacaaacaaccaatattaaaaacaagaagggcaaagcccatacgactcacatgctttacacatttttcctaccaaaatacatgtgaccttgacccaaggtcaaggtcatccaaggtcatgcaacacaaagctgttaattcaagacataggaagtacaatggtgcttattggctctttctaccatgagatatggtcacttttagtggttcactaccttattttggtcacatttcataagggtcaaagtgaccttgaccttgatcatatgtgaccaaatgtgtctcatgatgaaagcataacatgtgccccacataatttttaagtttgaaacagttatcttccatagttcagggtcaaggtcacttcaaaatatgtatacaatccaactttgaagagctcctgtgaccttgaccttgaagcaaggtaaaccaaactggtatcaaaagatggggcttactttgccctatatatcatatataggtgaggtattgaatctcaaaaacttcagagaaaatgggaaaaatgtgaaaaatagctgttttttaggcaacatttatggcccttgcgaccttgaccttgaagcaaggtcaagatgctatgtatgttttttggggccttgtcatcatacaccatcttgccaaatttggtactgatagactgaatagtgtccaagaaatatccaacgttaaagttttccggacggccggacggccggacggacggacggacggacgactcgggtgagtacatagactcacttttgcttcgcatgtgagtcaaaaatggaatAATAACGGTAAGTGTAAGGTACAGCAGAGCACTGGCAACATAACCAATCAAAATAACACTAATTGCACAATTAGATTTTAACCTAGCAGTCATATTAAATTTCTAACAGTGTTCACTTTTCAGCAAAGTGCGCCTGCCCTTGCATACGACTAAAACTGCAAAACCTAGGCAAATATCAGAAATGAACAAAGGGACGATAATGTATGTTGAAAAGGGGTGCGTCTaattacccaaatgaacccaaatgaTACCCAAATGAAtccaaatgaacccaaatgaTACCCAAATGAAtccaaatgaacccaaatgaTACCCCAATGATACCATTTATATAATATTATTCCATTCAACTCATTCATATCCACTCCGGAGTATTGTGCAGaaagctgtctctctctctcacacacacacacacatacacagggaaAAGTATTTGAAATAAGCATAATTAACATTTTGTAGGTTTTATTTAATATCTCAGAGCAAGATAAaaacacatcccccccccctctctctctctctctctctctctctctctctctctctctctctctatcacatgGATATAATCAATATAACTCACGAACCACAAGAATGATGACAGCATACATCTAAAATGGGATGTTaatttatgataaaaaaaaaagttttcattaTTTGAGCCGGAAAATTGAATTGCTCAATAACCAATCCATaataaaatctctctctctctctctctctctctctctctctctctctctctctctctctctcacatggaTATAATCAATATAACTCACGAACCACAAGAATGATGACAGCATACATCTAAAATTTGATGTTAATTTATGATCAAAAAAAGAATGTTTTCATTATTTGAGCCGGAAATTTGAATTGCTCAATAACCAATCCATAATAAAACCCAATAAAACCGTTCCTTCGTAAAAGGAGACTGTACACAAGTTAAGAAacacatgaaataaaacatgGTTTAAATTCCTAATGTCCATTGCAAACATGCCCACAGCGACCTAGCATCACTGGCGCTTGACTTTTTCTGCCCTGGCTCTGCGTCTCTGACCAGGTTTTTTGGCGATGCCTGATGATTTGGGCATGGCAAATCGCCCATCAGTCGATTGAAGTGTGTTTCCCGCCTGTgctgttttcttcatttttaagaaGTTGGTCATTTTTTTGTTCTTCCAATTGGCACTCTTCTGTGCCCACTCTCCAGGTGTTACGGAGTGCTTCCGGAATTCTTCACAGAGGACAAAGTTGCCACGTCCATACAGGGATTTCCGTAGGTCCATGAAATGGGCATCTGAGATGTCGTCAAGACATTGGATGAGGGCAAGCAGTTTCTGCGGCTTCCAATCAATCTCCTGCTTGATTCTGTGATTGATCGACTCGGCGTTGTTGTTGGTCCAAAGTGTGTCAATGACACCTTTCTGAAGGGGCAGCTGGACGTGTCTTTTCAGTTTATCGGCGATGTGTTTTTGGTAGTACCGCTGAAATGTAGGGTACTTAATGAAGTAGTCGTCCAGCCGATCTTCACGGAACTCAGAAGTGGCAGAGTCATCAGCCCAAGCTATGCCAGCCTCTccaaaaatgaaagaaatgatTTCAGTTCTATCTCTCATACTGCAACCGACCTTTTCTGACAAGTATCGGGTGATGTTGTCCTTCATGTGGATTGTGCAAAGGAGATGAGTTGCAGATGGGAACTCCAACTGAAGGGCTTTTGTCAGCGCTTTCTCGGCATCACTTCCAACCACAATGTCTTCTGACTGCAGTTCTCTTTTCAAGTGGCTGATGAAAGTGTGGTACGTTTCAAATTCGCCGTCCCAGTGCAGGAATGTTGGTCCAAGCATCAGTGGATGCTCATTGCTTTCACTGTGCCATACCGCTTTGTTCTTGTATGTAGTCGGGGTGATGAAACAGGGCCCAACATTAAATGTTCTGTCGAAGCCAATCACACTTCCATTTTCACCCACACAGTTTGCTTTCAAGTCTTCCATCTGTTGCTTGTTGTAAACAATTAAAGACGGTATTTTACCCTTGCAATGAATGATCTGCTGCACAGAATTTTGCGTGTTCAACATCGCGATCGTTTCTAATACCTCGTCTGCAACATTTTGTCCATTTGGTCTGTTTTCTCTGTTCGCCGCTTTctcgttgtgttttttgtttcttatCTGCTTGGCATTCGAAGGAGCATCAAATGAATTTTCCTTGTTCATGTCCATGTAAACATGCCTAGGAGGTTGATTTTTGGCTCGTTTGGCAGCTTCGCTAAGGACTGTGTGTTGAGTTCGGCAATAGGGATTTCCGTGGTGCTTCCTATTACCATGCGGCTGGTTGTGACCAGGATGAATGCCACAGTACTCAACCACCGCCACTGGTTTGCAGAAGGTGGAACTGTGTCCCGAAAAGGTTGTGACCCGCTTCTCTTGTTCTTTCCGCTGTTCCGCTGATTAAGATTGACACCGAGTTGAATAAACAACTACCGTCGCCAAGTGAAATTAGTGCCTGCCCGCAATTCAGCTTGTACCGATTGATCAGACTTTGTGCCAGATTGTCGACAGGTAATTTCCGGAGTATTCCATGTGCAATTGGTTCAACAGGATATGCAATGGATTCGTGGAAGAGAACTTCTCTCTGCGCTACAATTTTCACTTTAGCAATGCCATCTGCAGAAGCCTGAAAGAAAGCAGTAAAGTGAGAaacatatatttatatatagacAGGTGGTGGGAGAGTTTTTAAAATGGGATTTTGGCCATGCCTGATAGAGGTAAGCGATTAACCCCATTCATGATCCCAGTTGTGTGCGTACatgtacattttttatttttttttatttttttttatttttttttttatttatttatttatttattattttatttttttctttggagggggggggggggggggtctttgtttgtggattttttttttctccggcTGTGTTTACATGTTAAATCAATTAACTAAACCGATCACATTTACGAAAAACCtgctgaaaaaaaatgaattaaGTGAAAAcgatagtcttttttttttttatttttttttttttatttttttttttttttatttatttatttatttatttatttttttttttggagggggggggggggggggtctttgtggattttttttttctccggcTGTGTTTACATGTTAAATCAATTAACTAAACCGATCACATTTACGAAAAACCtgctgaaaaaaaatgaattaaGTGAAAACGATAGTCTTACCTTCTTGAGACGTTGGAGACCCTTTATATAGTCAAAGGACCCAGATGTGCTTCGGCATTGGCGGCATATGTATTCTCCCTCAATTTTCCGCCATTTATCATACATGTCGTCTGTGATTTTTTGGCACCGTTTATGGTACCAATGGAGACATTCcttttaaaagaaagaaataagaaatgtaaataaataataaatttaTATGTGTATTACTATTAGATTCTgcaatcatttaaaaaaaagcgttgAAATTTTGTTGAGGAAACGGTAATTGAACAAAAGAAATCAGTTTCTTGAGAAGTTAACGGTGGGATTAGCCTCAAACAAAATAGTTATATTGAGATGGGgattgggggcgggggggggggggggatggggtgtTACGGAAGGAAATCCTTCCCATTAATTTACTATAATGTCAAATATTTTTTAATATTGGTACTTTACCTCACATGCTATCCACCGCCCATCGCTGTGATCAAAACAATCTTGACACTCAGCCATCATGACATCTCCACTCTCTCAGCTTTCAAGTGTGATAAGATTTTCAAATCATATATCAAGCAACCGTGACCGAACACTGAGAAGATCCTTTGCGATAAACGGGACACTGAGCAAACGTGAAATAACTGAATGGTGATCACAATTCAAAGATACCAATTGAAAGACCTGTGTTGCCATcttacacacactgacacatatgGGATGGGGCATTGAGCAAACATGAAATAACTGAATGGTGATCACCAAAAAAATCAGTACCCATACCTGTCACGTTTTGATGAATACAACTCCACAAATTACGTCCAATCTTAcacagcgacacacacacacacacacacacacacacacacacacacacacacgttctctcattcacatacacacactcttatTCATTTTTATATAAATGGTATCATTTGGGTAtcatttgggttcatttgggtatcatttgggttcatttggattcatttgggttcatttgggtaattAGACGTACCGTGTTGAAAAGTCACTCACCGTTCGGGTCAATTCCGGTCACCACCTCGTTGTCGACTCCAACAATGTTGAGGACAACATCCACCCACCATTCGGTCGGTGTCATTGGTCCTCCGCCAGTAGGCACTTTTTTTAGTTCATTTTTCGCCTGAATGGCCCTTGACCGAATGTTGGACCACTTCTTTTTTACTTGCGAAGTTGTCCTCCTTGCCGCTTCGCCTCGAGCATTGATAGCGCCTGTAATCTCTTTCCACAGTGCGTCCTTCTTCTTTGAGGTCCAAGAGTTGGTGAACGAAGCAAACATGTAATCTTTGTGCATGTCCACCTGGTCGAGCAAAGTGCGAATTTCGCAGTCGCGCCAGTTCACAGACCGCTCCTTCTTGTccatttcttgttttgtggaAGCAGCCATGATTGTTCCTGTCGGAAATGCCTTTCTCCCGCGTATTGGGCTAATAAGATTTTTCATTGGCTGACAGAGACCGCAATTATTGTGACGTCAGGGAATTCCTCTCTAGGGCCAAAAATAGATCGAAACCACAGACTTGACACCATTCTCAGTTGAGTCGGCGCCAAAGACAGCCCATGCACCCCGACTTCGTTTCGTGCTTTGCGGATTTAACCGTTTGAGCTTGGAATTTGAGTTCTCTCATGCAACCCACCCCTAAAGACTAACCCATACTAACGGATAGTGCAGGGGAGATAACAAAAATGGTGATTTAAGAGACTCTCTTTGCGAagagattttgttttttaatataGAGTCTGTATCTGTGgggtgtgcgttcgtgtgttcgtgtgtagtgtgtttgtgagtgtgtagtgtgttcgtgtgtgtgtatgtatgtgtgtgtgtgtttgtgagtgtgtagtgtgtttgtgagtgtgtagtgtgtgttcgtgtgtgtagtgtgtttgtgttacagGTCGCCAAACCCACAAGATATATACGGCACAATAGCgaaatacataaacacacacacacacacacacacacacacacacacacacacacgactaaATAAACACGGCACGTgacaataagagagagagagagagagagagagtcccaTACAAAGGGGAACAACCGCtgctaaagaaagaaagatttttcTCACAACGGTTGTAGAACTTAGCATCTTTCTGACAGAGACAACACAGAATTACGATGATGATAAAAATCCAAAAATCATTCAATAAttcataaaaaattataaatattttatttcatatCAAAACCACACGGACGATAAAAGGCACCGCCCATttgttacatacatgtattttttactcacatggtcTGAAGTTTTCTACCTGGGCTACAacatatctatctatctatatatatacgacttgtgtctgtctgtgtgtctgtgtgtgtgtgtgtgtgtgtgtgtgtgtgtgtgtgtgtgattgatcgccatgcacggccaaagttctcgatggatctgcttcaaatttggtgtccatattcagatacaccctgcacaaaatctggtcgatgagatatttcaatacgtgctctcagcgcacagcgcaaaccgattttggtgttttttgggggatcaacttccataactcttccttatcttctccatgttttcagcgtttacctcccttccttcgtatggtgcagtACGGTAttaggggcatcttcggatattcccggcgttctgttactatttttagaaggtcaccgcagtgtccagaacgctttccttggacccgtaagttgtcctcactgtaaaagtgcaaaggtcgaatcaatttatagccacgcgaaaaatacactgtcatctatctctatatatttatacatatagatatatatatatacggcttctgtgtgtgtgtgtttgtgtgtgtctgtagaaaacacctgtggactgtagagttctgtttgtgatgtggtatggCTGCTTTTCTAAGTGAGTATGTTCTGACCTTCctctgagaagccataacagctCTAAATGTTTCATTCCTgtgtgagtggacttcgcctccaaaggtgattatggTGATTCGGCACTCGATTACATTCGGCGTCGTCAACAtgaatgggactcgacatgatatgatcatgAATGGCATCAtggtcactgaatcattttcgtgctgttcccattccacgaatctaggagggacctaagcttggagGATCCATGGTtcggttcattcaaacggggggtgggtgtgacagggagactaccgccgcccttcacagtagactctgcagagttgtgcgccttagaagttgtgagatATTTATAGCTCTTTATAGCTCgcaaagcaacacctgtggattgtagagttctgtttgtgatatcgtaaatattctgcatcaaatttggtgggcatattcaggtggaccccgggcacaaactggtggataaaaaccggcgaagccgggtattcctctagtatatatatatatatatatatatatatatatatatatatatatatatatatatatatatatatatatatatatatatatatatactagaggaatacccgcttcgccgggtagccggcttcgccgggatgaaatacttagagccgtacgccggctttgccgggtccgaacaatggacccgccaagcttaggtccctcccagattcgtggaatgggaacagcacgaaaatgattcagtggccataatgccattcctgaccatatcgagtcccatccttgtcgacgaatgtaaccgtgttaatcacctttggaggcgaactccactccaacaggattgagcaatttagagcttatctgtaagcccttttgaactgttatggcttttcacaggaaggccagtacatacaaatacgttaaaattaatattaaaagtcctacggttttgagccattaaggacttgagtgtttgtccgctttcaaaaagaggaaagaaagaaacaaaaaataaggagaggagggcagggggtggggttgagttgataatgctctgtggaatttgttaaaatgaaaagtagttaagatgtttcttggtaagaattataagtctgtattctatatcttgaataacgggtttgtaaaatgattttttttttttaattcaaatcgagttaaaaagtggaacctttcaggatcaccaataaaaccaaatagatgagcaagtaagaggaacacgaacaataaatctcaaaactttttacaaataaaaggattaagatggaagccacgaaggccgtggtaaaaacaatatgtacagtttggcgactagtgggccttgggtgaggatatgttgtctagagggtagtcgctagaatcaggagggatggcgggagccactcgacctcaaactgaaacacgctgatgtgataatctgggcttagttatacccacagccccatgtccgagtccctggccagtcggcacagcagcaagctgtgtgaccagcctagagaactgctattgcgcaaataatcctggggactcagaccatggagctgcatatggtcatataaggttttaaaggtaattctatttgtagcgcatggagcgaaaatgtgttgaaaagaatagggttctccacaatggcaggacttgttaaagatatggaagcggcagccgccggcacggaggcgtctgaagatagtgaggaggtttgttgggagatcggggtgtagatcgttcatatcaatgggttgataggacagagatgttacgtactgacttcgaatgagtttacggattttactgtagaactcggttactgagtagccgatgttagtgttagctgggctagattctgccgcttctttggcagcgacatccgccatttcatttccccggacccctacgtgagaggggacccagagaaatgatacggatgtgccggatgagattaactggtgacatataaagaggatttctctttgtagctctgcccgatttgatgtgtttcgatgcagagcttgtaatgaagagcgcgagtca
The sequence above is a segment of the Littorina saxatilis isolate snail1 linkage group LG3, US_GU_Lsax_2.0, whole genome shotgun sequence genome. Coding sequences within it:
- the LOC138961512 gene encoding uncharacterized protein; its protein translation is MDMNKENSFDAPSNAKQIRNKKHNEKAANRENRPNGQNVADEVLETIAMLNTQNSVQQIIHCKGKIPSLIVYNKQQMEDLKANCVGENGSVIGFDRTFNVGPCFITPTTYKNKAVWHSESNEHPLMLGPTFLHWDGEFETYHTFISHLKRELQSEDIVVGSDAEKALTKALQLEFPSATHLLCTIHMKDNITRYLSEKVGCSMRDRTEIISFIFGEAGIAWADDSATSEFREDRLDDYFIKYPTFQRYYQKHIADKLKRHVQLPLQKGVIDTLWTNNNAESINHRIKQEIDWKPQKLLALIQCLDDISDAHFMDLRKSLYGRGNFVLCEEFRKHSVTPGEWAQKSANWKNKKMTNFLKMKKTAQAGNTLQSTDGRFAMPKSSGIAKKPGQRRRARAEKVKRQ